In Rutidosis leptorrhynchoides isolate AG116_Rl617_1_P2 chromosome 6, CSIRO_AGI_Rlap_v1, whole genome shotgun sequence, the DNA window ACGTTTAATATGGTGATTAACGCGATGTGTAAAGCTGGGAGGTTGCGTAGGGCGGTTGATATCTTTGAGGATATGCTAGTTAGGGGGATTTTGCCTTCTGTAGTGACGTATAATACGCTAATTGATGGTTACTGTAAGAAAGGTAGAGCCGGGAAAATGTATAAAGCGGATGCGCTTATGAAAGAAATGGTTAAAAAGAATATATATCCTAATGAGATTACATATAATGCACTTATTGATGGGTTTTGTAAGGATGAAAATGTTGGTGCGGGGATGAAATTGTTTAAGGAAATGCAAGCAAGTGGGTTGAAACCTGATGTGGTGACTTTTAATTCGTTGATTAATGGGCTTTGTGATTTGGGGAAGATTGATGAAGCTCTTGAATTACGGGAGAAATTGGTGGAATTGGGTTTGAAGCCGAGTGTTATTACTTATAATGCTTTGATGAGCGGGTTTTCAAAGAAGAAAATGGTGAAGGAATGTAAAGAGACGTTTGATGATATTCCTAAGCAGGGGTTGGTTCCGAATgtgtatacgtttaatactttgattACCGCGTATTTTCAGGCGGGAAATGTAGAAGAAGCGGTTAAAGTTCTTGAATTGATGTTGGAAGGTAATACTGTTAGTCCAACTGTTTCAACTTATAATGCGTTGATTGCTGGATATAGTAGGGAAGGGGATATGGATTCTGCTAATAAGTTTGTACAGAACATGAAAGATAAAAATTTGAAGGCTGATCTTGTAACTTATAATATACGAATTGGTGCGTATTGCAAGAAAGGGGAGTCAAAAGAGGGAGTTAAGCTTCTTAATGAGATGTCGCGAGTGGGTTTAATTCCGACTCAACTAACGTATAATACGTTAATGGATGGTTACTGTGGTGAAGGAAACATTAGGGCTGCGTTAAATGTGATGACGAGGATGGAAAGAGATGGGAGACGGCCTAATGTTGTGACGTATAATGTTTTGGTTAAAGCTTTTTGTGAGAAGGGTAAGATGGAAGAAGCTAATATGTATCTTAATAAGATGCTGGAAAAGGGTTTGGTACCTAATCATATAACGTATGATATTGTTAGAGAGAAAATGGTGGAGCGGGGATTTGTTCCTGATATTGATGGGCATATATATAACAATCCCGTTACTACTTAACCCACACATTATCACTAGAGTTTTGTTGATGTGTGAATGGGTCAATTTTGGTCTAATATTGTCTCTTATGGGTTAATTGGGTTAATAAGATGTTTGAAAGATAAATGGATTAAACTGGTCAAGCTTTTCAAACGGGTCGAAAGTCATCCAACTGTATTCAAACTTATAAACTCTTGTATAGAAGTGGATGAAGTACTTGCATTGTACCAAGACAAAGTGGAGTCAAAATCGGTATTATTAGGAAAGCGAAAGAATTGCCTCAGTCTAGACATACAGTTCATCGACTTCGCAACAGGCTACATGCTTATCGTCTTGTGTGATACCTTGTTTTTGGCCCATTCAAGATCTTATattaaggtataatttggtttactATACCGTCGTTTTAGAAACTAATATTTCCCAACTTTCAAAATAGTTACAATGATCTCATGTTTACCAGTGATGTGCTAGACAATAATGAATATTTTTTCCAGAAAAGAACTGTCATACTGTATAATGCTCAAACTCAATGAATATATGTAAACTGTTAGATATTGCTGTAATTACTTTAAAAGTAGCCGTATACTTTGTTCCCCCTCTTAACATGAACTTACATGTGCCTTTTGCAGTACTTTTCTGTACTACTAAATGAATATATGTAATCTGTTAACCCCTTTTTTGCTTTTTTATATAGAAACGAAGTCATTTTTCAAAAGAAAACGCCCTTAACAGAGAATACAAAAGAACGGGGGGCATCAACAAAGAATACAAAAGAACGGGGGCAACGGGGAAGCTCGCGCATAGAAAGCACACAAAAACTATCTATAAACGAGCCTCCCCTAACGACCCTAAAACCTTAAAACAAACTAACCAATACTAGTGATATCATGAATCAAAACAAACGAACTAAGTGAAACGACAAACAAAAAAAGTAAACGAAAGATAATGAGACAAACCCAATCTCTCAACCTCTAGGTCCGGCCCTTTTCAACTTATCATTAACCGTCTCTTACCAGTAATCTCGTAACCCCTATTAGTTATTTGAAGAAAGGATTGAGTGAGTCAATCAGCTCCTATATCTTAAAGGAGACCCAAGTTCATATAAAATATGTGGAACTGAAAGATGTAGAAAGCATATCATTATATAATaatatcagtttttttttttttttttttttttttttttttttttatatctttcgTTTACTTTTTTTGTTTGTCGTTTCACTTAGTTCGTTTGTTTTGGTTCATGTTATGATTCGTGTTGTATCACTAGTATTGGTTAGTTTGTTTTAAGGTTTCGGGTCCTTAGGGGAGGCTCGTTTATAGGAAAGTTCTAATAAACTGATACCATAACAAAATAAACTGATACCATAACAAAAGAAATATAAAAGGTAGCCAGTGTGAACAGCGCAAGTATGAAAGCACAAGAACTTGGAGCATATTTCATAAATTGGGTTTGTCTCATTATCTTTCGTTTACTTTTTTTGTTTGTCGTTTCACTTAGTTCGTTTGTTTTGGTTCACGTTATGATTCGTGTTGTATCACTAGTATTGGTTAGTTTGTTTTAAGGTTTTCGGGTCGTTAGGGGAGGCTCGTTTATAGGAAAGTTCTAATAAACTGATACCATAACAAAATAAACTGATACCATAACATAAGAAATATAAAAGGTAGCCAGTGTGAACAGCGCAAGTATGAAAGCATAAGAACTTGGAGcatatttcataaaaaaaaaaaaaaagtgtttagTAGATATTTAAATATCCATGAACTCACACTCACACAGTGGTTAATATAATTATATTCTACATATGAGCTTGTGGTGTTGTCAACATAAAAACCAGCAACAGGCAAGGTTCATCCCTTCAGTCTTCACCATTGTTTATGGGGGACCTACAAGTTTCTATAAATAGGAAACAAACCCTTTGACAATTATTCACACAGTTTTTAGCCTTCTAAAATACAAATAGTTATCTTCCTTTTGAAATTTTCGAGCTAAATAACTAAAAGTTTCGATATGGAACCAATCCAAGTCCAACAAGAGATCACTTTGATAGAGAAAGTTTGTGAGATTTATAACAAAATTTCTAAGTTAGAAACGCTTACACCCTCAAAAGAAGTTGACGCCCTCTTCACCGAACTTGTCCACACATGTATACCACACTCTATGATCAACATAGCCACTCTTCCACCCAACATTCAAGAAATGAGGTCTAAACTCATTAGACTTTGTGGTGAGGCCGAGGGCCATCTTGAAGCACATTTCTCCACAATTTTAGGCACTTTCAAAAATCCTCTTCATCATCTCAATGTGTTTCCTTACTACTCTAATTACCTTAATCTTAGCCGTTTGGAGTACAACATCCTCAATCAACACTATTCCACGTCAGCACAGTCTCCCAAGCGCGTCGCATTTGTGGGGTCGGGCCCATTACCTCTTACTTCCATTGTCTTGGCTTCTAATCATCTAAAGGAGACAGCTTTTCATAACTATGACATTGACTCATTGGCAAATTCGATGGCCTCTCGTCTAGTTTCGTCTGATCCAGATTTGTCCAAAAGGATGAGTTTCTACACTACCGATATAATGGATGTAACTGATGAATTGAAAGATTATGACGTTGTTTTCTTGGCTGCACTTGTGGGGATGGATATTGATGACAAAGTTAAAGTTATCGAACATTTGGCTAAGTACATGGCGCCTGGTGCCATCCTTATGCTAAGGAGTGCGCATGGTGCTCGTGCTTTTCTTTACCCTGTTGTAGACCCTTGTGTCCTTAAAGGGTTTGATGTGCTCTCCATTTTCCATCCTGATGATGATGTTGTGAATTCTGTTGTCATCACGCGTAAATTTGTGGAGCCGGTTAACATTGATTGTGGTAATTATGGTCGTGATTTCGGGATCGGGTCTGTCATGCCACAAAGTTGCAAGTATTGTGATTTCCAAGTATTCAACAATCCACATGGCCATATGAAAATGATTGATGAGTAGATATCCTGGTGTACGTCAAGAATAGTACTTTTTGATGTTTTAAACTCTTTTTCATATATGCAAGGCTAAAGGTGCAGTGTGTAACTAAATGTATGTCTTACTTCCAGTTTTGTAACacaaattaataaaataaaggatCTATGTGATGTTCAATATGTCATTTTTTAGAGGTTAATTAGTACGAGTAGTACTTTCATAATACTAGTGTTGAAACACAGTATATATGTACATGACGTAGACGTACCCAACTTACAATTATAAAACTTGATGTGAAAATTAACATGAGTATAAACACTGAAAAACTTCAGCCAGTATTAATGCAGTATGACCTTGATCATTGATCACAATGGCAAACCCAATAACAGAATCTAAGAACACCGACCACAAATTGACAAACCAGCCAACATTGGAAACCTGTTCGCAAAAATGTTCGTTATTTGTAAAGTTGTGGATGATGTCAAACATGTTGGAGATAATAGGTTAATGAATGTAACCAAAGTCGCACATTGGATACTAAAAGAAACTAAATAGCTAATATATGCATATAACCATTTGAGATCACCAATTAATTTTAGAGTACTAATAAACTCAGTGGACTTGTACATCTCATTTAGAGTTTATCCGGGTGATTGTACACGTCCCATTGAAAAGTAGCCACGAATGTTACCTTTGGAGATATCAATCTATGACCATCTGTGAATAAGAAAGTAGCTATGAACTTGTATTCAAGTTTTGGTTTCTTAATACTTTCAATGTGAGACTTGAGTTTGCACCCAACACTAGATTTACTTGTGCTTTTTCCAAATATGCTTGTCTATCCTGTGAGGCCAAGTTAATAAGCTTTCAAACAACCTGCTAAAGTGTGATTGACATGTGCAACTATTCATATATCAAATTTACAGTATTTGTATTAAACAAAAGACACAATTTCATTCCTCGTTCCTGAACTTTATATCAAATTTGACTCCATGTCCTTTTTcgtttttttgtgcattcctcgtccccaATGTATCAAAAATCTACATCCCTTGTCCTCCCGTCTATTTTCCGTCAAAAATAGCCGTTACCTCTTATCACGTGCATATCATGTgggggtatttttgtcattgttttttcttcttctatgatataaacctccaattcttCACAATTGAAACCAAATCAATTTAGGGTTTATACGACATCTTTGCATCCCTGCCgtcatccatccatccatccatcatTGCCGTCATTCATTTATCGATGTCGTCATTCATCCATCGCGGATGTCATCCATCCATCGCTGTCGTCATCCATCTATCGCTTCTGTCATCCATCCATCGGAACCGTCATTTATTTTTAGTCGAAGAAATCAATTGTATATATTTAGATCTCGTTTAAGTAGTCATACACGGTTAGATCCTGTGTATGCAAACGAcgattagattttttttttttttttatgcaaATGAAGGCTGGATCTTGTTGATATAGATAAGAAATCTTGTTAATCGGATTTAAAGTTGTAGATATAATTTTTTATTCTCAGAAGTAAATGTAGATCCGTATTTTTATTTGATGGTTTCGATCTGTTTTTTGTTTCCTACATTGATGTTAAGGTTTGaaggatgataatgatgatgtgcaACTATTGATTTTCGAAGCCAGATCTACAAAAGGGAATTTCAATACGATGAAACCCATTTAATGTTACCATTATTTTTGTTAATGTTACCATTATTtttgtttttgtatttatttttatctgTGTCTTCAACCCATATGCATGTTGACGGTTCATTATGAAGAAATCCGTTTACAAAATTATAATTGGAATAAAAGATCTGCAATCGTGATGAAACCCACCATGAACATAGGGTGCGTGTGTTTGCCTCTTAATAGAATGGTTCagcgctgaatgctgaaccattcagcattcagtgcatTTGTTTCTGacttctgaatgacatatggtgctgaatggttcagaatttagctctgaaccattcagagatgaaacaatctcttaaccattaagagcctaaattatcTATAATATTCTCCTCAAATCATATCCTGATCACCTAACTAAcaaatatattgaattttttattaatgtcacacgttaataaggtagttttagtcagttcatatcgttcattctaaatgattatcaaacatcttattttcattcagagcaaaccttattcagaggctctggaccattcagattctgaatcattcagcactaaatcattcagttttatcaaacgcacccataGTATGGTTTAGATcttagattttttttattttttttcacagctcttaaataacaacaacaacaaaacccaataccatatgagtggtgtatggggtaggtgagatgtagacaa includes these proteins:
- the LOC139851641 gene encoding uncharacterized protein; its protein translation is MFHLRHLRSPSRFPCLSIAYSSSSSSSSQPLQFDIQTACDLIKTQQRRTLKKLLTASTTPNELLQQLFDSNAPYDVVLPYFRWSVHEFQVSYSLEHYCKLFFLLANANKYSKIRSLFDKSIVRNDFFKYSCSLILHVLDRVCDNVCAHSIIVDLLLLAYAKNEKTELGFELFDRSRDYELRLSVWPCNSLIKLLMKEEKFGRVEFVYKEMCKRRIEVNLGTFNMVINAMCKAGRLRRAVDIFEDMLVRGILPSVVTYNTLIDGYCKKGRAGKMYKADALMKEMVKKNIYPNEITYNALIDGFCKDENVGAGMKLFKEMQASGLKPDVVTFNSLINGLCDLGKIDEALELREKLVELGLKPSVITYNALMSGFSKKKMVKECKETFDDIPKQGLVPNVYTFNTLITAYFQAGNVEEAVKVLELMLEGNTVSPTVSTYNALIAGYSREGDMDSANKFVQNMKDKNLKADLVTYNIRIGAYCKKGESKEGVKLLNEMSRVGLIPTQLTYNTLMDGYCGEGNIRAALNVMTRMERDGRRPNVVTYNVLVKAFCEKGKMEEANMYLNKMLEKGLVPNHITYDIVREKMVERGFVPDIDGHIYNNPVTT
- the LOC139851642 gene encoding nicotianamine synthase-like, giving the protein MGTVQQEITLIEKVCEIYNKISKLETLTPSKEVDALFTELVHTCIPHSMINIATLPPNIQEMRSKLIRLCGEAEGHLEAHFSTILGTFKNPLHHLNVFPYYSNYLNLSRLEYNILNQHYSTSAQSPKRVAFVGSGPLPLTSIVLASNHLKETAFHNYDIDSLANSMASRLVSSDPDLSKRMSFYTTDIMDVTDELKDYDVVFLAALVGMDIDDKVKVIEHLAKYMAPGAILMLRSAHGARAFLYPVVDPCVLKGFDVLSIFHPDDDVVNSVVITRKFVEPVNIDCGNYGRDFGIGSVMPQSCKYCDFQVFNNPHGHMKMIDE